The Limnochordia bacterium nucleotide sequence CCGGACAGATCCATCGAGTCGAACAGTCCTGGAACAGTTCCATCAACATAGTATCTGATTTTTGCGCGGGCTGCTAACATCGGAATCGCTCTGGCGGCAATGTGTTCCGGAAAGCAATGGGTGTGGGCATCGATAATCATGAATAATTGGGCGCAGGAAAGCGAATGTCCAAAATGCGCCTTCCTCCTGTCTATTGGTAGTCTATCCTCTACCCTATTAGAGGTTGCTACCGTTATTTCCCGGTGCTACTGGGTGTGATAATCCAACCTGGCTCCTTTGGAATCTCTCATTATATCTTACCACAGTCAACCCTAAGCGTCACAAGAACTAGTACAGATTGACAGGAAAATCCCTGGTATTTGGGGAAAGATACATTAAGAGCAAGAACTATTGTATCCTAGTTTGTCTAATTAGAGCACAGCACATGCAGGGGGAGAAAGATGTCTCGAAAACAGTTGGAGCCACCGTCCCATGTAAGCTACCTGTGCACCAAACTTGAAGAAGCCGGTTTCCAAGCGTACATCGTAGGAGGTGCAGTACGGGATCTGCTCCGTGGGGTGGAACCTACCGACTGGGATATCTGTACCGATGCTCATCCTGAAGAAGTAGCATCGGTATTTGAGACAACACTACCCACCGGCGTAAAATATGGCACAGTGACAGTACTTATTGATGGAAGACCGCTGGAAGTCACCACAATGCGACAGGACGGTACCTATACCGATGGACGACACCCTGTGGCTGTAACCTTCGGTACTGATTTAATAGAGGATCTTGCCCGACGAGACTTTACCATCAATGCTATCGCCTACAGTCCCATAGATGATCGTTACATTGATCCTTTCGGCGGAAAACGGGATATAAAAAAGGGGATCGTCCGAACTGTCGGGGATCCCAAGCAACGTTTCCAAGAAGATGGTCTGCGGATCCTGCGTTTCTTCCGTTTTGTGGCTACTTTGGACTTCAAACCTCATCGGGCTACTTCACTTGCAATTGATCCCAACTGGCTCTTGCCCATTAGCAAAGAAAGGATAAGGGATGAGTTTAGTCGTCTGATCACCGCCCAGGAGCCAACCTATACCTTACGTTTAATGCACCGGCGGGGAGTATTAGGCGTGGTCATTCCAGAACTGATTCTCTGTGACGATATTCCCAAGGGCGGATTCGAAAAGCAAAGCGTCCTTGAGCACTCCATGGCTGTAACTGGCTTTGTGGAACCCAACCTTGTACTGCGTCTTGCCGCTTTGCTCCATGATGTCGGTAAAGGCAAAACACTGACGTGGGACAGACATGGTGCACACTATTACGGTCATGACCGGGTTGGCGAGGTAATGGTCCAAGACATCCTCGGCCGATTGCGCTATAGCAAGAAAGTAATCAACCAGGTATCCCACCTAGTGCGCTGGCACATGTTTCAAATTGCCCCCGCCGCCACTAAGCGAGCCCTCCGGCGTTTTATCGCTCGGGTGGGCAAAGATACGGTGGATGATTTACTCAAGCTCCGCTGTGCTGATATACTAGGAAGCCAGCCCCGGGACATGGTCCAGGCGCGCTCATATTTGGAAAGCCTTACACAACAGATGCGAGAGATTCTACAGGAAGATGAGGTTTTCTCTCTCCAGGACTTGGCCGTCGATGGCCGAGACCTACAGACTTATCTGGAACTTAGACCAGGCCCTATCATAGGTAGTACATTGAGTTACTTATTGGAACAGGTTATAGATGAGCCCGACCTAAATCAAAGGGATATCCTACTACAACTCGCAGCAGACCATCTGAATACCAATAAGACCAACTGAATTAGCTATGTTAAAGCCATTATAATACTGTGATGTTACCGTCTCATACCATGTTCTGGTGA carries:
- a CDS encoding CCA tRNA nucleotidyltransferase, whose product is MSRKQLEPPSHVSYLCTKLEEAGFQAYIVGGAVRDLLRGVEPTDWDICTDAHPEEVASVFETTLPTGVKYGTVTVLIDGRPLEVTTMRQDGTYTDGRHPVAVTFGTDLIEDLARRDFTINAIAYSPIDDRYIDPFGGKRDIKKGIVRTVGDPKQRFQEDGLRILRFFRFVATLDFKPHRATSLAIDPNWLLPISKERIRDEFSRLITAQEPTYTLRLMHRRGVLGVVIPELILCDDIPKGGFEKQSVLEHSMAVTGFVEPNLVLRLAALLHDVGKGKTLTWDRHGAHYYGHDRVGEVMVQDILGRLRYSKKVINQVSHLVRWHMFQIAPAATKRALRRFIARVGKDTVDDLLKLRCADILGSQPRDMVQARSYLESLTQQMREILQEDEVFSLQDLAVDGRDLQTYLELRPGPIIGSTLSYLLEQVIDEPDLNQRDILLQLAADHLNTNKTN